One window of Apteryx mantelli isolate bAptMan1 chromosome 8, bAptMan1.hap1, whole genome shotgun sequence genomic DNA carries:
- the BARHL2 gene encoding barH-like 2 homeobox protein: protein MEGASGSSFGIDTILSSSGSGSPGGMNGDFRPHGDSRPADFRNQATPSPCSEIDTVGTAPSSPISVSMEHPEPHLGVAESLPPPPHHLHLGPHPPPPPPSLQPSPPQPPPQLGSASSGPRTSTSSFLIKDILGDSKPLAACAPYSTSVPSPHHTPKQEGNAAPESFRPKLEQEDSKSKLDKRDDTQGDIKCHGTKEEGDREISSSRDSPPVRAKKPRKARTAFSDHQLNQLERSFERQKYLSVQDRMDLAAALNLTDTQVKTWYQNRRTKWKRQTAVGLELLAEAGNYSALQRMFPSPYFYHPSLLGSMDSTTAAAAAAAMYSSMYRTPPAPHPQLQRPLVPRVLIHGLGPGGQPALNPLGNPMPGTPHPR from the exons ATGGAGGGGGCGAGCGGGTCCAGCTTCGGGATAGACACGATTCTGTCGagcagcggctccggcagccccggcggCATGAACGGAGACTTTCGCCCGCACGGCGACTCCCGGCCCGCGGATTTTCGAAACCAGGCCACGCCGTCGCCCTGCTCGGAGATCGACACGGTGGGCACGGCGCCCTCCTCGCCCATCTCGGTGAGCATGGAGCACCCCGAGCCGCACCTGGGGGTGGCGGagagcctcccgccgccgccgcaccacCTCCACCTCGGcccgcacccgccgccgccgccgccaagttTGCAGCCGTcgcccccgcagccgccgccccaGCTGGGCTCGGCCAGCTCCGGCCCCAGGACTTccacttcttcttttttaattaaggacaTTTTGGGCGACAGCAAACCACTGGCGGCGTGCGCACCTTACAGTACCAGCGTCCCCTCTCCCCATCACACTCCCAAACAGGAGGGCAACGCGGCCCCGGAAAGCTTCAGGCCAAAGCTCGAGCAGGAGGACAGCAAGAGCAAGCTGGACAAGCGCGACGACACGCAGGGCGACATCAAATGCCACG GGACAAAGGAGGAGGGAGACCGTGAGATCAGCAGCAGCCGGGACAGCCCGCCCGTGAGGGCCAAGAAGCCGCGGAAGGCGCGGACGGCCTTCTCCGACCACCAGCTCAACCAGCTGGAGCGCAGCTTCGAGCGCCAGAAGTACCTGAGCGTGCAGGACCGCATGGACCTGGCCGCCGCGCTCAACCTCACCGACACGCAGGTGAAGACCTGGTACCAGAACCGCAG GACGAAGTGGAAGCGGCAGACGGCGGTGGGCCTGGAGCTGCTGGCCGAGGCCGGGAACTACTCGGCGCTGCAGAGGATGTTCCCCTCGCCCTATTTCTACCACCCCAGCCTGCTGGGCAGCATGGACAGCAcgacggcggccgcggcggccgcggccatgTACAGCAGCATGTACCGGACTCCCCCCGCGCCGCACCCCCAGCTCCAGCGGCCGCTGGTGCCGCGGGTGCTCATCCACGGGCTGGGGCCCGGCGGGCAGCCGGCCCTCAACCCCCTGGGCAACCCCATGCCGGGCACCCCGCACCCCCGGTGA